The sequence GATGGTCTGCCTTTCCCTCAACAATCAAGGCATCATAACCTGCAAACTTGAGCTCTGGCCCAAAGAAGCCACCGGAATTACTTGAGGCTATGAAGCCTGTTAATGGAGACTTTGTAACTACCATGTACCTACCGCCGGTTGGGGCGGTTGTTCCGGTCAAGGGGCCCGTGGCAAAGATTAACTTATTCTCCGGGCTAAGTGGATCAACTTTTGGATCTATTTCCTCCAAAAGAAGCTTTGTTGCGAGACCTCTACCACCAATGAACTCCTTTGCGTCTTCTTCCTTCAGTTCTTCCACTTTTATTTCTCCCGTCGTTAGGTTAACTCTCAATATCTTTCCCATATATCCAAACATAAAGCAACACCTCAAACAAATATCAACATATAATTATGCATTTCAAATTATAAAATTTGACGAAAATAAAATAGTTTGCAGAAAAGAAAGAGGTTAAACAGCAATGTTCACATTGGAACACTATGTTGAATACAAATTCATTAATGTACGCAGATGTCCATAAACTACTTTGGAAGTTTTTCCTTTTTTTGCACCAAACAAACCGTAACGAACACCCGGATGTGGGTTATCAATGCTAGTGTTATGAAAATCAGCTCTATCCTCCCAATCAAACAAAGAATCATTGTTAAAAATATCCTTTCATCCCTTTTACCGAAAAGGTATTTCATTTGGGAAATTGCTTTATATATGTCAACAAAATACTCTCCTTTGTAACGCTCTGTTGAGTAGCTTACCATGGCAGACCCAAAGATGGCTAGGGAAACTACAACCCACTCCCATATGTTTGGGCGTAAGTGAAGGGCAAGTGCCAGCAACACGAAAAAGTCGACGTATCTATCCAAGATAGAATCAAAATATCCGCCGAACTTACTTGTTTTCATTGCAGCCCTTGCTATCTCCCCATCGACTCCATCGAGAATTGAGTTTAACTGGTACAGCAGTCCACCAATAGGAGGGCTAATAAAAGCCACAACAGCCGCGATTATACCAACCACAAAGGAAAATAGCGTCATATGGATTGGTTCAACATAATCCACGAGAACTTCACTGATCTTTGTGGATATCCTTCTGTTCAAATACCTCGATATAACTCCGTCCCCACTGCCTTTTATGGCATTCCTTATCAAGAACTTCTTGGCTTTTTTGATATCTTCTGGTGTATCAATGTCCATCCAGAAAAGCCCACTTACTTCAAATACTTCCAAGCCAGCCTCTTTGACGATTTCAGCTAATTCAAGCTTCTCTTTTTCTCTGATCAGCTTTTCTATTATCTCAAAGATATCCGGCTCTAGAACAAAAAATCCCGTATCCAAGGCGTCGTACTCTTCAAGGGCTTTTCCAATATCTGCTACCCTTCCATCTTCTATTTTCACCTTTGTAGCTTCTTCAGTATTTGTGAATTTCCCTTCCCTATCAACTACAAGCCCCTTACCTTTCAGAGCTTCCCTGATAAAGGTCTCTTCATAAACGTGGTCGCTCATCACTACGACAAACCTTTCCGAAACGTATGGACGGGCGAGATATAAGCTGTATCCGTTCCCCCTTTCTGGGAACTCATTAATCACGAGCTGATATCTAAAGTTATTTTTCCTTAAAAATTCCCCAAATTTTTCCTTGTATAACGGGTTGGTAATAATCACAAACTCATCAATTCCTTCCATTTCAAGAATTTTCATCGTTCTGTAAAGTATCTCCCTTCCAGCAACTTTTATTAGGCCCTTGGGAGTTTCCTTGCTGAGTTTTCCCATTCGAGTTCCAAGCCCAGCCGCCAGAATTACCGCTTTCATCTTGCATCCTCAATATCTTTTTCTTGGTTTTCTAAAAAGTTTTAGTGTTTTCAAGCGAGTTTTTTGCGTTAAGATGCATATCGAAAGAGTTAAAAATGTAGTGGACTTAGATACACATAGGTGAACAAAGATGGCTGAGGAGATATTTCAAAACGAGACCATAAAACAGATTTTAGCCCACTATAGGAAGATATGGGCAATTGGACACGCTCAGAGCGTCCTTGGGTGGGATATGGAAGTAAACATGCCCAAAATGGGAATAACCGAGAGGAGCACTGCACAGGGGGAGCTTTCAGTTTTGGCCCATAGTTTTATGCTGGAGCCAAAGTTTGTTGAGCTTGTAGAGAAAGCAGCTGGAGAAGAGTTAAACGATTATGAGAGAGGAGTTGTCAGAGTACTGCAGAGGGAGATAAGAATAGCAAAGGCATTTCCACCGGAGTTCGTTAGGGAGCTAAGCGAAGTTAGAAGCAAAGCAACCATGGCATGGGCTGAAGCGAAGGAAAAGGACGACTTCAAGAAGTTTGAGCCATGGCTTGATAAAATAATAGAGCTTGCGAAGAAAGCAGCAGATTACCTCGGCTATGAGGAGTATCCATACGATGCCCTCCTTGACCTCTATGAGGAAGGATTGAGGACGAGGGACTTGGAACCGATATTTGAAAAACTAGAAAAAGAACTGAAGCCAATTCTGGACAGAATACTTGAAGAGGGTAAGGTTCCTAGAGAGCACCCCCTAGAGAGGGAGGAATACGACGTTGAGAGTATGAAAAAAGTCAACTTGAAAGTTCTTGAGCTCTTGGGATATCCTTTAGGAACAAGAGGTCGCTTGGATGTGTCACCTCATCCGTTCACGACGGAGTTTGGAATCCACGACGTAAGGATAACAACCAGATACGAGGGCTTTGATTTCAGGAGAACCCTTTTAGCTGTGGTTCACGAATTCGGTCATGCGCTCTACGAGCTCCAGGTGGATGAGAGGTTCATGTTCTCTCCAATAGCCGGAGGAGTGTCCCTTGGAATTCACGAAAGCCAGAGCAGATTTTGGGAGAACATCATTGGAAGAAGCAGGGAATTTGCAGGGTTAATTTATCCAATTCTCAAGGAAAATCTTCCATTCATATCAAAATACACTGAAGATGACATCTATAACTACTTCAACATAGTTAGGCCAGACTTCATAAGGGTGGAAGCAGATGAAGTTACCTATAACCTGCACATCCTTCTGAGATATAAACTTGAGAAGCTCATGGTAAACGAAGAGGTCAAGGCTAAGGATTTACCCGAGCTCTGGAACGACGAGATAGAAAGGCTTCTCGGTATAAGACCAAAGAACTACAAAGAGGGAATTCTCCAAGATATCCACTGGGCCCACGGAACCGTTGGCTACTTCCCCACCTACAGCCTCGGAACACTCTTGGCAACGCAGATTAGGAGCTACATCCTTAAGGACATCCCGGACTTCTACGAAAAGGTCGCAAACGGAGAATTTGCGCCGATAAGAGAATGGTTAAGGGAAAAAGTGCACAAATACGGAAGCATGTATCCACCAAAGGAGTTGCTTGAGAGAAGCTTCGGAGAAGGCATAAATCCAGAATACTTCATAGAATACATAAAGGAGAAATATCTAGGCTGAAGTCTCTTTCTTTTTTTCTATCTCCTCTACTGGCTCCACTTCAATCGCTACAACCCCATATTTCCTTTCTTCCTCTTCGCTGTAGAATTTTCTGTAAACTTTAACTCCTTCATCTATGCTCTTCACGTTTGGGAGAACCCTATCAAGTCCTTCTTTCTCAAGCATTTCCTTGAACGATGGATAGACCCTCAGGGCTTTTACTCTTACTTTTAAGCGTCCCTCAAAAATTATTACATCTCCCGGCTTTATCTGCCTTCGTTTTTCATCGTACAGCCTTCCCTCAATCTTCTTTTTTCCCTCTTTTATCAGCTTCAGATACTCCTCTTGAAGCCCCATTTCCCACTCCATTTTAAATCACCAGGTATCTCAATAACATTGGAGTGACTCTCAAAGCCCTTGCAAGCAAACGTGGATGCTTTACAAGAGCAGTTATTGTTTTCTTGTGGTCGTCAAAGTCTGCGTAATTCTCTATTACTTCTATCGCTTCTCTGCTTGAAAGAACCTCAAAGAGCTTCTCTATTTTTTCTTGGTCGAGGGCTTTGAAAAGCTTCCTAACTCTGAGCCCAAAGGCGATCTGCTTCTTTATATCTCCACAGAGCTTTTCGTAAATATCTAGACTATTCCTTCTTATGGCGTATCTGAGTGCATGAGCACAGAGCATCCCGTATACAATACCTCCAGCCGTTAGAGGCTTTATCTGCAAAGCGGCATCTCCCACTAGTGCAACGTTTCCCTTTACCCATGGCTTTCTAAATCCAAAACCGACGTTTCCGGCTTTTATCTCAACAAATTGTGTTTCTTTGAGGAGCCTTAGCCTTAAAAACCTCATAAGGTTACCATAGTTTCCAAAAGTGCCCACTCTTGCTAGGGATTCGTTTACCGGAGCAACCCACATGAAGAACTCCTCATTTATGTCTTTGTTCACCCACACTTCAACGAAATCCTTCTTTTTAAAGTCTCCAACTACTTCAACTTCGTAACCGCTCAAAAATTCCGCCTCTGCTCTTGCCCCAATTTCCTGGGCGACTTTGCTTGACACTCCATCGGCTCCAACGTAGAAATCGCCCTCTATCTCGAACCTCTCGTTAAACCTCTGTACAAGAGCTTTTCCATTTTTAAACCCTAAGAATCTGGCTCCCATATAGTATTCGGCACCTTTTTTGACCGCTCTT comes from Thermococcus litoralis DSM 5473 and encodes:
- a CDS encoding bifunctional L-myo-inositol-1-phosphate cytidylyltransferase/CDP-L-myo-inositol myo-inositolphosphotransferase; protein product: MKAVILAAGLGTRMGKLSKETPKGLIKVAGREILYRTMKILEMEGIDEFVIITNPLYKEKFGEFLRKNNFRYQLVINEFPERGNGYSLYLARPYVSERFVVVMSDHVYEETFIREALKGKGLVVDREGKFTNTEEATKVKIEDGRVADIGKALEEYDALDTGFFVLEPDIFEIIEKLIREKEKLELAEIVKEAGLEVFEVSGLFWMDIDTPEDIKKAKKFLIRNAIKGSGDGVISRYLNRRISTKISEVLVDYVEPIHMTLFSFVVGIIAAVVAFISPPIGGLLYQLNSILDGVDGEIARAAMKTSKFGGYFDSILDRYVDFFVLLALALHLRPNIWEWVVVSLAIFGSAMVSYSTERYKGEYFVDIYKAISQMKYLFGKRDERIFLTMILCLIGRIELIFITLALITHIRVFVTVCLVQKKEKLPK
- a CDS encoding carboxypeptidase M32; protein product: MAEEIFQNETIKQILAHYRKIWAIGHAQSVLGWDMEVNMPKMGITERSTAQGELSVLAHSFMLEPKFVELVEKAAGEELNDYERGVVRVLQREIRIAKAFPPEFVRELSEVRSKATMAWAEAKEKDDFKKFEPWLDKIIELAKKAADYLGYEEYPYDALLDLYEEGLRTRDLEPIFEKLEKELKPILDRILEEGKVPREHPLEREEYDVESMKKVNLKVLELLGYPLGTRGRLDVSPHPFTTEFGIHDVRITTRYEGFDFRRTLLAVVHEFGHALYELQVDERFMFSPIAGGVSLGIHESQSRFWENIIGRSREFAGLIYPILKENLPFISKYTEDDIYNYFNIVRPDFIRVEADEVTYNLHILLRYKLEKLMVNEEVKAKDLPELWNDEIERLLGIRPKNYKEGILQDIHWAHGTVGYFPTYSLGTLLATQIRSYILKDIPDFYEKVANGEFAPIREWLREKVHKYGSMYPPKELLERSFGEGINPEYFIEYIKEKYLG
- a CDS encoding ASCH domain-containing protein, which translates into the protein MEWEMGLQEEYLKLIKEGKKKIEGRLYDEKRRQIKPGDVIIFEGRLKVRVKALRVYPSFKEMLEKEGLDRVLPNVKSIDEGVKVYRKFYSEEEERKYGVVAIEVEPVEEIEKKKETSA
- a CDS encoding geranylgeranyl reductase family protein translates to MKYDVVIIGGGAVGNYLANLLAGEFKVALIEAKTSFGGKACTGIIGAENFEKLNLPREAILNEFRGAVFYSRIQSFEIKRKAPQAYMVDRKILEKSLAERAVKKGAEYYMGARFLGFKNGKALVQRFNERFEIEGDFYVGADGVSSKVAQEIGARAEAEFLSGYEVEVVGDFKKKDFVEVWVNKDINEEFFMWVAPVNESLARVGTFGNYGNLMRFLRLRLLKETQFVEIKAGNVGFGFRKPWVKGNVALVGDAALQIKPLTAGGIVYGMLCAHALRYAIRRNSLDIYEKLCGDIKKQIAFGLRVRKLFKALDQEKIEKLFEVLSSREAIEVIENYADFDDHKKTITALVKHPRLLARALRVTPMLLRYLVI